The following are encoded together in the Salvia hispanica cultivar TCC Black 2014 chromosome 6, UniMelb_Shisp_WGS_1.0, whole genome shotgun sequence genome:
- the LOC125196024 gene encoding pentatricopeptide repeat-containing protein At3g06430, chloroplastic: MAGPFQLSFSSSFLPSPLPATAKTTAAPPPLRRFSVLCSAASSTSDLPKKKHWKAGEYPAQIQTSTTQLPKRRSPIKNIKKKLDNKNNAKAWVNTVTESLSDAIDKKQWLRALQVFEMLKAQPFYHPKEGTYMKLIVLLGRCGQPGQACQLFDEMLQEGLEPTAQLYTALLGACCRSNLIDKAFFFLEQMKALPHCQPDVYTYSILIKACVDATRFDLLESLYDEMSERWITPNTVTQNIVLSGYGKAGRYEDMEKVLVRMLESETSIPDVWTMNTIISLFGNDGQIEMMERWYEKFRDFGIEPETRTFNILIGAYGKKRMYDKMSSVMEHMRRLSFPWTTSTYNNVIEAFSDVGDAKHMEYTFDQMRTEGIKADTKTFCCLIRGYANAGLFHKVISSVQLAGRLEIPENTSFFNAVLHACTKAQDLMEMERVFKRMKDKLCRPDSTTYSIMMEAYRKEGMSDKVYDLEQEMQGMIAKTSSEDDVGDIEDTSPDVNQVLSV, from the exons ATGGCTGGTCCTTTTCAActctccttctcctcctccttccTCCCCTCCCCTCTCCCCGCCACCGCTAAAACCACCGCCGCCCCTCCGCCACTCCGCAGATTCAGTGTCCTGTGCTCCGCCGCATCATCCACATCGGATTTGCCCAAGAAGAAGCACTGGAAGGCCGGTGAATATCCTGCTCAGATACAAACCTCCACCACGCAGCTACCCAAAAGGAGAAGCCCTATCAAAAACATCAAGAAGAAACTGGATAACAAGAACAATGCCAAAGCGTGGGTTAACACTGTCACCGAATCTCTCTCCGACGCCATTGACAAAAAACAGTGGCTCCGAGCCCTTCAG GTGTTTGAGATGCTAAAGGCGCAACCTTTTTATCATCCAAAAGAAGGGACATATATGAAGCTCATTGTTCTTCTCGGTAGATGCGGGCAACCTGGTCAAGCCTGCCAACTATTTGATGAAATGCTTCAAGAAGGTTTGGAGCCAACTGCTCAGCTCTACACTGCACTGCTTGGTGCTTGTTGCCGCAGCAATTTGATTGACAAGGCTTTTTTCTTTCTGGAACAAATGAAGGCCCTTCCTCATTGCCAGCCTGATGTCTACACCTACAGTATACTCATAAAGGCCTGTGTCGATGCTACCCGTTTCGATCTACTCGAGTCCCTCTATGATGAAATGTCTGAAAGGTGGATTACTCCTAACACTGTCACTCAAAATATAGTTCTTAGTGGCTATGGCAAGGCAGGAAGATATGAAGATATGGAGAAGGTTCTTGTAAGGATGCTCGAAAGTGAGACGAGCATACCTGATGTGTGGACTATGAATACCATCATTAGCTTGTTTGGAAATGATGGCCAGATTGAGATGATGGAGAGGTGGTATGAGAAGTTCCGCGACTTTGGAATAGAGCCAGAAACGCGCACTTTCAACATTTTGATTGGCGCTTATGGGAAGAAGAGGATGTATGATAAGATGTCATCCGTGATGGAGCACATGCGCAGGCTTTCATTTCCTTGGACAACCTCAACTTATAACAACGTGATTGAGGCATTTTCGGATGTTGGTGATGCAAAGCACATGGAGTACACGTTTGATCAAATGCGTACCGAAGGTATTAAGGCGGACACCAAGACCTTCTGCTGTCTCATTCGAGGGTATGCCAATGCCGGCCTCTTTCATAAGGTTATCAGCTCTGTTCAGTTGGCGGGGAGATTGGAGATACCTGAGAATACCTCTTTCTTCAATGCAGTGTTGCATGCTTGCACCAAGGCACAGGATTTgatggagatggagagagTTTTTAAGAGAATGAAGGATAAGTTATGCCGACCAGATTCCACAACTTACTCTATAATGATGGAAGCTTATAGAAAGGAGGGTATGAGTGACAAGGTCTATGATTTGGAGCAAGAAATGCAGGGGATGATCGCAAAGACTTCGAGTGAAGATGATGTCGGTGATATTGAAGATACTAGCCCTGATGTCAATCAAGTGTTGTCTGTTTGA